In the Brassica napus cultivar Da-Ae chromosome A7, Da-Ae, whole genome shotgun sequence genome, one interval contains:
- the LOC106426235 gene encoding uncharacterized protein LOC106426235 yields the protein MEMEKTTEEMEKLCRRCKGSYRDSSNNASSCRFHPSFFVCRRHDDQKRYYELGPEDPPYAAKFYDCCGAEDPNAPGCVTSPHISYDD from the exons ATGGAGATGGAGAAAACGACGGAGGAGATGGAGAAGTTGTGCCGGAGGTGCAAGGGAAGCTACAGAGACTCCTCGAACAACGCTTCCTCTTGCCGTTTCCATCCTTCCTTCTTCGTTTGTCGTCGCCACGATGACCAGAAAAG GTACTATGAATTGGGACCAGAAGATCCACCATATGCAGCCAAGTTCTACGATTGCTGCGGTGCAGAGGATCCTAATGCACCTGGTTGTGTCACCAGCCCTCACATTTCATATGACGACTGA
- the LOC106426211 gene encoding uncharacterized protein LOC106426211, with protein sequence MWAEIICGLLIYKFVRRFFKDDEISDETSSDSTALFSVAHRLEKLYGGKAYVGLRIPDADTSSRQDIDLVLLTKGQVVVIRVKTLSGIVTVASDGSWVCEAGKHHTTQTYPDPLVEVKKQASVLESYLEQRGVTLLEENLSCKVVIPNPNFRTMHAFPSEVITYEEWKHLKPVSRKTLSGWVKGALWTGKEMQESSHQKLNFILGTAPMWDRVELKSSKIVLGEFLEFKGKQEDTLALKQIKRSKVDRISIQQTSMLGFAPSRLQVRYSYRDYRSEGRSGSESKEVTVRSSTEVLFQPRDSTKIKKFKLSSLLSISLSA encoded by the exons atgtgGGCTGAGATCATCTGTGGTCTCCTAATCTACAAGTTCGTCCGCCGTTTCTTCAAAGACGACGAGATTTCCGATGAAACCTCCTCCGATTCCACTGCTCTCTTCTCCGTCGCTCACAG ACTTGAGAAGCTTTATGGTGGAAAAGCTTATGTAGGGCTTCGTATTCCAGATGCAGACACTTCTTCTAGACAGGACATCGACCTTGTCCTCCTCACTAAAgg ACAAGTTGTGGTGATCCGTGTCAAGACTCTATCTGGGATTGTTACGGTAGCCAGCGATGGAAGCTGGGTTTGTGAAGCTGGGAAGCATCATACAACTCAGACTTACCCTGATCCT CTGGTTGAAGTCAAGAAACAAGCTTCAGTTCtagaatcatatcttgaacAAAGAGGGGTTACTTTGCTAGAAGAAAACCTGTCTTGCAAAGTTGTAATTCCCAATCCAAATTTTCG TACAATGCATGCGTTTCCGAGTGAGGTAATTACATACGAAGAGTGGAAGCATCTGAAACCAGTATCAAGAAAAACACTTTCTGGTTGGGTGAAAGGCGCATTGTGGACAGGCAAAGAGATGCAGGAATCTTCGCATCAAAAACTTAACTTCATCCTTGGCACTGCACCAATGTGGGATAG GGTGGAGCTTAAAAGTAGCAAGATTGTGTTAGGAGAGTTCCTTGAGTTCAAAGGAAAGCAGGAAGATACTTTGGCTCTGAAACAGATCAAGAGATCTAAAGTTGACCGTATCTCTATTCAGCAAACAAGCATGCTTGGATTCG CTCCGTCGAGGTTGCAGGTTCGTTACTCGTATAGGGACTACAGAAGTGAAGGGAGATCAGGATCAGAGTCGAAGGAAGTGACTGTAAGGTCGAGCACCGAGGTTTTGTTCCAGCCACGAGACtccacaaagattaagaaattCAAGCTCTCGTCCCTCCTCTCCATTTCACTAAGTGCCTAA